The Pygocentrus nattereri isolate fPygNat1 chromosome 1, fPygNat1.pri, whole genome shotgun sequence genome window below encodes:
- the ptprz1b gene encoding receptor-type tyrosine-protein phosphatase zeta isoform X3, producing the protein MSMITSLFGVFIAPLWIISCPLVNLSSAYLRDQRRLTEDMDWSYTGTLNQPLWVRKYPTCSGAKQSPINIDEDFTQVQVQYQNLQLENWNQTMYDSTITNNGKTVVVSVNGKYYISGGGLRARFRVARITFHWGRCNATSDGSEHSLGGRKFPLEMQIFCYEDKEFKSIDDALKGDGRITALAVLFEASFEDNENYATIIEGVSSVSRFGKSSTIEAFSLLGLLPESTAKYFIYNGSLTTPPCTETVEWIVFKSTVPISETQLEIFCEVMTTQQAAFVMVTDYLQNNYRDQQQQFIGPVFSSYTGTEEVLAPMCSSEPENVQADPQNYTSIMVTWERPRAVHETSIERYLVTYQRLQGQDPPKQQFLTDGDQDVGAIIHNLLANSSYVVQVMALCTNDLTGRMSDQVIVDMPLEDPGTRFCSQVHTTLQLHKTDLDPSSESEEYFEEDSQPTLLKSKTTKKPRVLPGRTFIRDSSSSKSSTYVTTATDQPGFLFPAVRMTTSAVRQRITEESSLSWSPDQNEAGSHTMRPLSYLVPEEADIPPPDSMLVTDVYYEDFHNLSAGATTPHPDKKFLRFSTFISAQDQDKSTTTGTDHRVKTIQPETSVSLTSSPSGTMHRTSVWKTISTTKSPASTATSSTPYIHRTSTLTTLSASVKKVIHQTTQPLFIEVSNSSPQSRVGMVGGVERERRTVVPLAVVSTLTVLCLLVLVAILIYWRKCFHAAHLYVEDNASPRIITAPSTPLLLASENHAALPVKEFVKHVADLHSNNTFSKEFEILKESYEEIQSCTVDMGITTDSSNHPDNKSKNRYINILAYDHSRVKLSHNVEKDGKTGDYINANYVDGYKHPKAYIAAQGPLKASLEDFWRMVWEQNVGVIVMITNLVEKGRRKCDQYWPMENQEEYGSFLVTLKSTKNLAYYTKRTFTLRNIHEKKGSQKTHSQERTVVQYHYTQWPDMGVPEYTLPVLSFIQKSSQTQTADSGPVLVHCSAGVGRTGTYIVIDSMLKQIKAEGTVNIIGFLKHIRTQRNYLVQTEEQYVFIHDVLVEAIKCKETQVSPSHIHTYVSDLLTPGPSGKTCLEKQFKLVSQNSAKQYDYLTALKEFNMPKNRTSVLIPVDRSRVSLSTTVGDSSDYINASYVMGYHQPHEFIITQSPLPNTMLDFWRMIWDHNAQIIISLPDTEEQGTTKCVCHMKNHW; encoded by the exons GAACCCTAAACCAACCGCTCTGGGTTAGGAAGTACCCAACCTGCAGTGGTGCTAAGCAGTCGCCCATCAACATTGACGAGGACTTCACCCAGGTGCAAGTGCAGTACCAGAATCTGCAACTAGAGAACTGGAACCAAACCATGTACGACTCTACCATAACAAACAATGGAAAAACAG TGGTTGTCAGTGTGAATGGCAAATACTACATCAGTGGAGGAGGGCTTAGGGCCCGGTTCAGAGTAGCCAGGATCACTTTTCACTGGGGCCGCTGCAATGCCACATCCGACGGATCAGAGCACAGCCTCGGTGGCAGAAAATTCCCTCTTGAG ATGCAGATCTTCTGTTATGAAGACAAAGAGTTTAAGTCTATAGATGATGCCCTGAAGGGTGATGGAAGAATCACTGCATTAGCTGTGCTATTTGAG GCCAGCTTTGAAGACAATGAGAACTATGCTACAATAATTGAGGGAGTCAGTTCCGTCAGTCGATTTG GTAAAAGTAGCACAATAGAGGCTTTCTCCCTGCTTGGTCTGCTACCAGAGTCTACAGCAAAATATTTCATCTACAATGGTTCTCTCACCACTCCCCCCTGCACAGAGACAGTGGAGTGGATTGTGTTCAAAAGTACAGTGCCCATCTCTGAAACACAG CTGGAAATATTCTGTGAGGTGATGACCACGCAGCAGGCTGCCTTTGTGATGGTGACAGACTACCTGCAGAACAACTACAGAGACCAACAGCAGCAGTTCATAGGCCCAGTTTTCTCTTCTTACACGGGCACAGAGGAAGTCCTTGCTCCTA tgtgtagcTCAGAGCCAGAGAATGTCCAGGCGGATCCCCAGAACTACACCAGCATAATGGTGACGTGGGAACGGCCACGTGCTGTCCATGAAACTAGCATTGAGAGATACCTGGTCACCTACCAGAGACTACAGGGCCAAGATCCGCCTAAACAACAATTCTTGACAGACGGCGACCAAGATGTG GGGGCCATCATCCACAACTTACTGGCCAACAGCAGCTATGTTGTCCAGGTGATGGCACTGTGCACCAATGACCTGACTGGTCGAATGAGCGATCAGGTCATAGTAGACATGCCTCTGGAAGATCCAGGTACAAGATTCTGCTCACAAGTTCACACGACACTCCAATTACACA aaacagATTTGGATCCTTCCTCTGAATCAGAAGAATATTTTGAG GAGGACTCCCAGCCCACTTTACTTAAGAGCAAGACAACAAAAAAGCCCCGAGTTTTGCCTGGACGCACCTTCATCCGTGACTCCTCTTCCTCTAAAAGCTCTACATATGTCACCACTGCAACTGATCAGCCAGGTTTCCTCTTTCCAGCTGTAAGGATGACCACATCTGCAGTGCGACAGAGGATCACGGAGGAGTCTTCCTTGTCCTGGTCTCCTGATCAGAACGAAGCAGGAAGCCACACCATGCGTCCACTCAGCTACCTTGTGCCAGAGGAAGCCGACATCCCTCCACCAGACAGCATGCTGGTGACTGATGTGTACTATGAGGACTTCCACAATCTGAGTGCTGGGGCAACAACACCCCACCCAGATAAAAAATTTCTTAGGTTCTCCACATTCATAAGTGCTCAGGACCAGGACAAGAGTACAACCACAGGGACAGACCACAGGGTTAAAACCATTCAGCCTGAAACTTCAGTCTCTTTGACTTCCAGCCCGTCTGGGACCATGCATCGTACCTCTGTTTGGAAGACAATATCTACTACGAAATCACCTGCTTCTACTGCCACCTCTAGTACTCCATACATCCACAGAACCTCAACTCTGACCACTTTGTCTGCCTCAGTGAAGAAGGTCattcaccaaaccactcagCCACTGTTTATTG AGGTGAGCAACAGCAGTCCTCAGTCGCGCGTAGGAATGGTGGGAGGggttgagagagaaaggagaacgGTGGTGCCACTGGCGGTGGTGTCAACCCTTACTGTACTCTGTCTTCTGGTGCTAGTGGCTATTCTCATCTACTGGAG GAAATGCTTTCATGCAGCACATTTGTATGTAGAGGATAATGCATCCCCCAGAATCATAACAGCTCCATCAACACCGCTGCTTCTTGCTTCAG AGAATCATGCAGCCCTTCCTGTGAAAGAGTTTGTGAAGCATGTAGCAGATCTTCACTCCAACAACACTTTCTCAAAGGAGTTTGAG ATCTTGAAAGAGTCTTATGAG GAGATTCAGTCCTGCACTGTGGACATGGGCATTACAACAGACAGTTCAAACCACCCAGACAACAAAAGCAAGAACAGATACATCAACATCCtggctt atgATCACAGCCGAGTCAAGCTGTCCCATAATGtagagaaagatggaaagacTGGAGACTACATAAATGCCAATTATGTGGAT GGCTACAAACACCCTAAAGCCTACATAGCAGCCCAGGGCCCTCTGAAGGCCAGTCTGGAAGACTTCTGGAGGATGGTGTGGGAGCAGAATGTTGGAGTCATTGTCATGATCACCAACCTAGTGGAAAAAGGCCGG AGGAAATGTGATCAGTATTGGCCTATGGAAAACCAGGAAGAGTATGGGAGTTTCCTTGTCACATTGAAGAGCACTAAAAACCTGGCCTACTACACTAAGAGGACCTTTACCTTGAGAAACATCCATGAGAAAAAG GGCTCTCAGAAGACTCACAGTCAGGAGAGGACAGTTGTTCAGTACCATTACACTCAATGGCCAGACATGGGCGTCCCTGAGTACACACTACCAGTACTCTCCTTCATACAGAAATCATCTCAGACCCAGACAGCAGACTCGGGCCCTGTGCTGGTGCACTGCAG tgctggGGTGGGAAGAACAGGAACGTATATAGTCATTGACAGTATGCTGAAGCAGATAAAGGCTGAGGGTACAGTGAACATCATTGGCTTCCTCAAGCACATCCGGACACAGAGGAACTACCTAGTGCAGACAGAG GAACAGTATGTTTTCATCCATGACGTCTTAGTAGAAGCCATTAAATGTAAAGAGACACAGGTATCACCCAGCCACATTCACACCTATGTCTCTGATCTTCTTACTCCTGGACCATCTGGAAAGACTTGCCTGGAGAAACAGTTCAAG tTGGTCAGCCAAAACAGTGCAAAGCAGTATGACTACTTGACAGCACTGAAAGAGTTCAACATGCCAAAAAATAGGACATCTGTCCTTATCCCTG TGGACAGGTCTAGAGTAAGCTTGTCCACAACAGTAGGAGATTCTTCAGACTACATCAATGCCTCCTACGTCATG GGCTACCATCAACCCCATGAATTCATCATCACTCAGAGCCCTTTGCCCAACACAATGCTGGACTTCTGGAGAATGATTTGGGACCATAATGCTCAGATTATCATCTCTCTACCAGACACAGAAGAGCAG GGGACGACAAAGTGTGTCTGTCATATGAAGAATCACTGGTGA